The following DNA comes from Capsicum annuum cultivar UCD-10X-F1 unplaced genomic scaffold, UCD10Xv1.1 ctg1489, whole genome shotgun sequence.
TCTTATTCTTACTATTACTATATCATCATTTATATGCTATACCAACTCTATTATAAATATGCATTTACTATTAAATTTTACTTACCATTTAGTTCTCAAAATTATTGACATTTCATAATTTAATGAATTCTCACGTCTTTTTTCATATTCTTTAGAACAaacatgtatttatatttgttttcttgttggtgagttctcatatactttaaaattaccttttctttataataattttattttcatatttcaacttttatatttttataaactcATTAGACTTTTTACTCTCAACAAATGTTTATTACAACGCGTTCTCTTTCCATATTTTATAATGTACACATTTTGCAATAACTATATAATTTCTTATATATGGTGGTGTTACGTCTTATATACCTCGagtttctttttttaaaacaataCAAGTTTTTATTTACTTATCACTTTTTAGCAATTAACGAgataaatattttccaaatatttttctaaaactaaGTTTAAGGACTATCTTTGGATAGGCTTTGAGGGGTGCCTAATATTTTCCTctcgagtaaccaaaacccttactTAGAATCTCATTGATTTTCGCAGATTAAAATCAGAGTATTCATattccaaaaaaataatttttctaatttttccttaaatgtTAAGTGGCGACTCGAAAGCGAAACAAACAAacaattttctcaaaaaatcagAAAGAGTCACTACAATCATGATTACATTGCGAACTGTTTCGACTAGTTCGAAATGGGGAGCAACAGATATCAACTTGATTTATAAAAAAATGATCAACAATTACAATATTATGAAATTGTATTTGTTGTTAAAAAAGTACACCAATTagaagaacaatttttttttaaaaggacttGCGAAAAAAGCAGTGTAAAAAATGAgcaccattttttttttaaaaatgtagcAATAATTGTTTTTTAAAAGAACAAGAAGATAGTAGCGACAAAAAACCTAAATGGCTATGCtttagaaattcaaaatcaatgatCACTTGGTGACCATTTTTTCCGCCGAAGTGGCCATTTTTTGTCCATTTCCCTTAAAAAAATCGCCTTACCTATTTTCTTACCCCTCAAAACCCGATCcgactaaaaaaaatatttctgtCTTTGGAATAGAGATAAGATCTATGTATCCTCTTCCTTCTCCAAATACTAAATATATACTGCTATTAAATAatgaatatatatacactactttTTTAACAAACAATacgtatcttttttttttttttttttttccccaaCACAATACAATACATATGTTCTAATTCCCAAAATTTAACAATATATTTCTCCCCTTTTCACTTATAACAAAAAAATGGACTTATTTTTCGGACACTACCTTAACAAATTGGGCTTTAGTTACAACGAAGAAAACCTCAACTAAAATTTTGGGCTTTATCAGTCCTCAACCCAAACCCTAGATCACTCCATCACCTTtctccatttatatatatactaaaccTCTCCCCACATTTCATTGTTCGCTCTCTCGCCCGCCGCCGCCGTCGCATTTTTGTTCTCCGACGTCGTCGTTTTACCTCATCGGAATCCACCATGGTTGCCGCCAAGAAGACCGTAAGTAACTCTCTTCGATGAATATTTGCGTATGAATTGGATTGTGGAAATGCGTgtttagggttttgtttttgTGAATTGTGCAGAAGAAGACTCATGAGAGTATTAACAATAGGTTGGCTCTTGTCATGAAGAGCGGGAAGTTTACATTGGGATACAAAACTGTTCTCAAGACTATTAGAAGCTCCAAAGGTAGAGGCGTATTACCCAGTTAAATTTTATGTATtcgaattcattttttttaaaaaaatatgagttGAGACATACTATTTGTTGTAATTTAATCGTTTTTTACATGTAAATTATCGCTGTTGAGTCGGGCAAAATGTCATTTGGTATAATTTTGATGTGCTGTTTGTTATGGATTTTGTATTACTTATTTGAGTATAGGTGCTCTGTGTTTTGGAAATGTAGGCATAAAAGCCCAATATTTAGTGGAATATTTACTGATATCGAATTGAGATATCGGATTGTGTCGCATTCGACACGTTAATCTAACAGAAACAGGGGTGGATTTACCTTAGGCTAAGCTGTGTTATATTACTGCGCTTTGCTAGAAAATTTTACTAAACATATATGCACAAATTAATGGCCGAGAAAAAGAAACGTGCTTAGTGAAGTGGTACTGCTTGACGCAAAAAGAAATGTTATTGATGTCATGAGTGAAGCTGGGGTGCttcattggattttttttttaataatttttgaattttgcgTCTCATCTAGAAGTAAACAGGATATATTCGAAGATTTGAACCCCTGAATGTTGTTGCTtacatttcaaaaatgaaaactcATTGAGAAGAGTTGTAGAAATATAggtgtttattttattttgttctttgttAATAAGATGTTacattgatttatttatttgttctCATTATAGAAGGTTTCACTGTTTGTGAAAAACCTCAAATAACAACCCCTTATTTGATGACTCTTGGATCATGTAATTTGGCAAATACTCTCTTTGAGCATAATATGAATCACTTATCCTAAAATATGTACCTCAATCCGTTATATATTATTTAGAAGACCTTAACTACCAAGTTTGACTAGTATTCTGATGGAAGTGTTTAAGCTGTTAATTTAGAAAATAGCTTCTCAATGTCTAACCAATCAGATGTTAGTTCTAATGTTTAATTAAACCAATTAAACATGGGGCCAAGATGTAATCAGGTCTATCTCAAGAAGCCACAGCTCATAGTTCTTGGCTAGAGTGTTCAAATTGAGGAGTTGAAGATATCACAAATAATGAAGGAGAAACCTGGAATGTATGACTTTACGTCTTTATCAATGCTGGCTAAGTTTTATAGTAAGGTTAATTAGGGATTAGTGCTGGTATCACCAACCCCATACATATAGCTGGGGTCAGTTGTATGAATCAATCCTCTATTCATTTTGCATTGTTTGGGCTCTATTTAATTTGATTCTTGATTAGCAACTTGTCATGTCCTTTGCTTTCTTTCAAATATCACTTCTCAATTTAGAAATCTCCTCCTTTTCCGTGTGAATGTTAACTTGCAAATTCTTGTGAGTTTAATAGGAGTATGTGTTCATTATACTTAAGTATGGATTCACTGTCAAGAGAAGTAGTATTCTTTGTTGCTTTCTAACTTGGTGTTACTGTTATATGTCTTTCTTTTTGTATTGCAGCAAAACTTGTTATCATTGCCAACAACTGTCCTCCTATTAGGAAGTCCGAGATAGAGTACTATGCTATGTTGGCAAAGGTTGGAGTTCACCACTACAATGGAAGTAAGTTCATGTGTGCATTACATTTTTTTGTATATCAATATATTTCTTTCTGCTCACAGAATGTCCTTGATGTTTGTGGATATTGTTTCCAACATAGGGCATTCTTTGAAGTGATTTACTTTCTTTTTGGGTGCTCCTTTTGCTAATATTTCTTCCATAACATTTGTTCTGTCTGGGGATGCCACAAATTCCACAATATAGGTGCACATAATAGTTATCCGGATGGAATGCCAcgaattttttttctattaggaTTGATCTCATCAAAAATATATCTAAGCATAAATAGTCTGGTTTTGCACATCATGTTTATATGTAGTGAGTTGTATGTACTGAGTTGAGTGAGAACCTGACATTTCACTGGGCTAACTATTAACTGAAGATTTAATGATCTTCTTGATATGTAGTAGTTGAAGTGCATAATGTAGACCTCTGTATTAGCTTATGTTCAGAGGCATATCTGTTGTGTCTGCATGGTCTCTCTTACCTCTTTTGGTTCTTATGTTGTGATCTTGTTGATTCACCATTAATTCAAGAAGTCAAAAGATTTAGGGATATGTTTTATGCTTTTAGTCGTGAAGAGAACTAAATTTCATTTTGAAACCTCTTAGTGGAACTGAGTTTCTGATTATTGTTCATTCTTTTAATTAATTGAGGTCATACATGGTTAGTGTGCTTTCATTTTTCTGGCaaagtttttcttatgtttttatgttCTCCATTGTTGCAGACAACGTAGATTTGGGAACTGCCTGTGGTAAATACTACAGAGTGTGTTGCCTCAGCATCATTGACCCAGGTGGGCATATAGTGGAATTCCTTACAATGTCCATTAATTAATTGTTTTTGTCGCCTAGGCGTTCATACAGAAGTTTTTTGTCTTGTCGATTTCTCATGTCTTCTCCATTTTCTTCTCTGGATTACAGGCGATTCTGATATTATTAAGAGCTTGCCTTCGGACCAGTGAGAGGTGGTGCTTGATTTGATGCTGTTTTGGATCTTATTCGAAAGTTGCCCATTGTTATCTTTGAATCTACTATGTAGATTTATCAATGAGTTTGGCAACTTCATTTATCACTTGGAAGAAAGTTTTGATGATGTTGAATCTAATTTAACAATTTTTCTGAGTTATCTTTCAATCTACTTTGTAGACTTTAATCTCTTCTGCCCATTCTGTATGCTTAATTAGCCACGTTGCTGTGTTAGTTTTTCAGGAAAGCTATCTGCCTAATTAATGCTGAAATTTCAACGTAGTTAGTTCTCTTTTAGGACTTGAAAAGGTAAAATCTGACTTGCAAGGCCCTTTTGCCCGAGTTAGAAGAGGCAAGTTTGCTCTTTGTTCCTTTAGTTCGTGGAGCTGATTCAAAAGAAAACATTAAAAAGTGTAGACTGATATACTGGATAAAGTAAATAATCTCGGGATAATTTAACTTAATCCCATGTTTGATGAGTGTGAGGTAATAACTAATTGACGGGACTTACGCTAGCTTTTGTACGATCACTATGTCAGATGGGAGtgtgataaaataactaaatgggACTGCTTTACTCATCGGTTATCCTCTATTTATTTCATGTGTCACAGAACCCCCGAGTGGTGGTTCGGTACactaaatgaagaaaataattttgagataaaattgaGATTAATTTTATCTTGTGTTTGTTCTAATATGGTGGAATTACTACATCGTATGAAGGGCGTCTTGAGATATTTCTACTTATATTCATATGATGATGCACCAATCGAACCCTAAGGATATTTTAAGAGCCAAAGGTGGAATGGGGTATTCCGTATTTATGATGCATTTCTAGTCCTTTTTTAGGGGGTGTTTTTGTCTCTTGCctgcatttcttttttttttttttacaaaatggCTCGATGGATCCTTATACTATGtttgttttgtaatgtggatactgaTACGTTTGTCATTTGGAcctcattaaaaaataatattttaaacattaTTTCGATGGGTATAACACACTCGCCCCATGTCAGCTGCCATGTCATttttaagtattacattaaatttcatgtcatttttaaaatgccacataagaaattaaataaaaaaaaattaaattgagaattaaaaaaaaaaagtaaaagtaaaatgGTGGGGGCTGGGGGCTCTTTCCTTTGCTGCTTCTTGCTCTTCAATTTATCATATTTCTCTCTCTGTAATTT
Coding sequences within:
- the LOC124890261 gene encoding 60S ribosomal protein L30-like, translated to MVAAKKTKKTHESINNRLALVMKSGKFTLGYKTVLKTIRSSKAKLVIIANNCPPIRKSEIEYYAMLAKVGVHHYNGNNVDLGTACGKYYRVCCLSIIDPGDSDIIKSLPSDQ